GCGGCCGACAAAGCACGCGGGGAAGTAAAAGAACGGTTCCGGTTTATTTGCCGGTGCGGTCTTTTTTATCGCGATAATGCGTATGTAACAGTTTGTGCGCCACCGGGCCGCCGATTTTATCTAAAATCTTCCCGTAGAGCGCTTGTACACCGCTGTTATCTTGCGATTTGTAGGCCAGTTCCGTATCTTCCTGATACAGACCTTCCGCGCGTACTTTGCGGGGAGCCCAACCGTCAAACTGAGGCTGACCGGCCCCGGCCACACAACCGCCTTGGCAGGACATCACTTCGATGAAATCGTAGTGGTTCTTGCCGGCTTTGATATCGTCCAAGAGTTTGCGCGCATTTTTAAGGCCGCTGACGACCGCCGTACGAATTTGGATATCGCCGATGGTAAGCGTTTTTTCCTTAAATACTTTGCTTTCGCGCAAGCTGGTAAATTTCACGCTACGAGCCCCGGCCGGATCCAATTCGGCAAGCGCATAGCGAAGGGCGGCTTCCATTACACCGCCGGAAGCACCGAAGATAACCCCGGCACCCGTTTTATAGCCAAACGGCATATCAAACCATTCGTTTTCCAAGTTGGCAAAGTCGATACCGGCTTCTTTAATCATGCGGGCCAGACCAACCGTGGTCACTACATAGTCCGTATCCGGGTTACCGTTTACATAAAATTCACCGCGTTTGGCTTCCGATTTTTTAGCGGAACACGGCATGACGGCTACCACCACCAAATCTTCGCGTTTGCCGCCTTTTTCTTCAAAGTCGGCTTTCAAGATGGGGCCCATCATTTGCATCGGGGAGCGTGCCGTGGAAAGGTTGGGGATAAACTCCGGAGCGAATTTTTCCACATAGTTGACCCACGCAGGGCAGCAACTGGTAAATTGCGGCAAGTTGGTTCCTTTTTTGAAGCGTTCCAAAAATTCAGTGGCTTCTTCCAAAATGGTCAAGTCTGCGGTGAAGGCGGTGTCGTACACATAGTCAAATCCTAACATGCGTAACGCGGTAGCGATTTTACCGTCCACATTTTTGCCCTGGGGCAAACCGAACATTTCACCCAAGCCCACACGCACGGCAGGAGCAATATGCACGGCCACTTTTTTCTTCGGGTCGTTAATGGCTTTGAAAACTTCTTCGATTTCCGAAGAATTGGGCATCAACGCACCGGTCGGGCATACGCGGGCGCATTGTCCGCAGGATACACATTCATGGCTTTGGCCGAGTTCTTTGTTAAAAGCGGTGGCAATTTTGGAGCGGAAACCGCGGAAGGCAAAATCAATCGCGCCGATGCCTTGCACTTCGTTACAAATACGCACGCAGTTACCGCACAAAATACATTTGCTGTGGTCGCGCACCAAGGCCGGGGAGGTTTCGTCTTTATGGCTATCCAATTTTTTGGACTTAAAGCGAATTTCCGTTACATCCATATCTTTGGCCAACTTCTGCAATTTGCAGTTGTTAGATTTACTGCAGAGGGTGCAGTCGTGATTGCCGGAGGAGAGCAAAAGTTCCAGGTTGATGCGGCGTAATTTGCGGATTTCGTCGCTGTTTACGCGCACTTTCATACCGGGTTTAGGGGCAACTGTACAGGAAGCCACAATCCCCATACCTTCCACTTCCACCAAGCACAAACGGCAAGCCCCATAGGCTGCCAGTTCGGGGTGATAGCAGAAAGTTACGATGTTAAAATTAGCCTTACGCACTAATTCTAACAGATTTTTTTCGCCTTCGATGGCAACTCTTTTTCCTTCAATAGTTACAAAATTTTCGTTTTCCATAATATGCTCCCGTGGTTATGCGCCCGTTACAACCGCGCCGAATTTACAAGTGGATTTACAGCCGCCGCATTTGATACATTTTTTGGCATCAATCACATGCGGCTTGCCGACTTCACCCGTAATGGCTTGCACCGGGCAAGCGCGTTTACACATACCACAGCCTTTACATTTTTCCGGCACGATTTCGAACCGGGCCAGGGCTTTACATACACCCGCCGGGCAGCGTTTTTCCACTACGTGAGCGAGGTATTCTTCTCTAAAATGTTTCAAGGTAGAAAGCACCGGGTTGGGGGCCGTTTTACCTAACGCACACAAGGACGCTTTTTGAACGGCTTTGGCCAAATCTTCCAAGTTTTCAAGCGTTTTTAAGGTAGCGCGGCCTTCTACAATGTCGTTTAACATGGTAAGCATTTGTTCGGTACCTTCGCGGCAGGGAACACATTTCCCGCAAGACTCGCGTTGGGTAAATTCCAAGAAGAAGCGGGCCACGTTTACCATACAGGTTTTCTCGTTCATAACCACGAGCCCACCGGAGCCCACCATGGCACCCGCGGAGCGCAAGGAATCGAAATCGAGCGGTAAGTCCAAATGTTCTTTGGTCAAGCAACCGCCGGAAGGCCCGCCGATTTGGGCCGCTTTGAAGGAGTCTTTATTAACAGTGCCGTCATCGTTGGTGGTTCCGCCGGCTACTTCGTCAATCACTTGGCGAAGAGTCGTACCCATGGGCACTTCCACGAGGCCGGTGTTGGCAATGTGCCCCGTAACGGCGAAGGTTTTGGTGCCGGGGCTGCCCAAGGTACCGATTTTGCGGAATTCTTCGGCCCCCATTTCCAAAATTTTGGCTACGGTAGCCAAAGTTTCCACGTTGTTGATGACGGTGGGTTTACCAAAAAGACCGTTTTGGCTGGGGAAAGGCGGTTTGATTTTCGGCATACCGCGTTTTCCTTCCACGGAAGCGATAAGGGCGGTTTCTTCACCGCACACGAAGGCTCCCGCGCCTTCCATTACATTGATTTTGAAATCTTTGCCGGAACCGAAGATATTTTTGCCCAAAAGGCCCAATTCTTCGGCTTGTTTAATAGCGGTGCGCACGCGTTCAATGGCAAGCGGATATTCCATGCGCACATAGATATACCCTTCGTCCGCACCGATGGCACGCGCCGCAATCATCATACCTTCCAACACCGCGTTGGGGTTCCCTTCCATGACGCTGCGATCCATAAAAGCACCCGGGTC
The window above is part of the Elusimicrobium sp. genome. Proteins encoded here:
- a CDS encoding 4Fe-4S dicluster domain-containing protein produces the protein MENENFVTIEGKRVAIEGEKNLLELVRKANFNIVTFCYHPELAAYGACRLCLVEVEGMGIVASCTVAPKPGMKVRVNSDEIRKLRRINLELLLSSGNHDCTLCSKSNNCKLQKLAKDMDVTEIRFKSKKLDSHKDETSPALVRDHSKCILCGNCVRICNEVQGIGAIDFAFRGFRSKIATAFNKELGQSHECVSCGQCARVCPTGALMPNSSEIEEVFKAINDPKKKVAVHIAPAVRVGLGEMFGLPQGKNVDGKIATALRMLGFDYVYDTAFTADLTILEEATEFLERFKKGTNLPQFTSCCPAWVNYVEKFAPEFIPNLSTARSPMQMMGPILKADFEEKGGKREDLVVVAVMPCSAKKSEAKRGEFYVNGNPDTDYVVTTVGLARMIKEAGIDFANLENEWFDMPFGYKTGAGVIFGASGGVMEAALRYALAELDPAGARSVKFTSLRESKVFKEKTLTIGDIQIRTAVVSGLKNARKLLDDIKAGKNHYDFIEVMSCQGGCVAGAGQPQFDGWAPRKVRAEGLYQEDTELAYKSQDNSGVQALYGKILDKIGGPVAHKLLHTHYRDKKDRTGK
- a CDS encoding NADH-quinone oxidoreductase subunit NuoF: MASKNIEQIAKDYNEAYKKITGRVVICGGTGCIAGGSMKVYEAFQQEMEKRKIGFCLQITKDCHENYLSLSGCRGFCAQGPLVSVGDIFYTKVKPEDVAEIVEKTLLKGEVIDRLLYHNPANDQKAETVAEIPFYSKQKRILLGDCGRINPEDINEYIAHGGYAQAKRAYTEMTDEEVCKEMIASGLRGRGGGGFPTGKKWDLTRIEPGPKKYVICNADEGDPGAFMDRSVMEGNPNAVLEGMMIAARAIGADEGYIYVRMEYPLAIERVRTAIKQAEELGLLGKNIFGSGKDFKINVMEGAGAFVCGEETALIASVEGKRGMPKIKPPFPSQNGLFGKPTVINNVETLATVAKILEMGAEEFRKIGTLGSPGTKTFAVTGHIANTGLVEVPMGTTLRQVIDEVAGGTTNDDGTVNKDSFKAAQIGGPSGGCLTKEHLDLPLDFDSLRSAGAMVGSGGLVVMNEKTCMVNVARFFLEFTQRESCGKCVPCREGTEQMLTMLNDIVEGRATLKTLENLEDLAKAVQKASLCALGKTAPNPVLSTLKHFREEYLAHVVEKRCPAGVCKALARFEIVPEKCKGCGMCKRACPVQAITGEVGKPHVIDAKKCIKCGGCKSTCKFGAVVTGA